Proteins encoded in a region of the Drosophila busckii strain San Diego stock center, stock number 13000-0081.31 chromosome 2L, ASM1175060v1, whole genome shotgun sequence genome:
- the LOC108594401 gene encoding glutamine synthetase 1, mitochondrial encodes MTFRVAGLFLKNELTAPAAKQLRMLCTSQTARAQFLNNSPNTALDKSILQRYRNLETPANRVQATYLWIDGTGENIRLKDRVLDKVPSAVDDLPDWQYDGSSTYQAQGENSDTTLKPRAIYRDPFKPGKNDIIVMCDTYSADGKPTPSNKRAAFQDAVDKIGAHEPWFGIEQEYTLLDVDGRPFGWPDNGFPAPQGPYYCGVGADRVYARDLVEAHAIACLYAGIDFAGTNAEVMPAQWEYQVGPSHGMKASDDLWVSRYILQRIAEEYGIVVTFDPKPMEGQWNGAGAHTNFSTKSMRENGGMKAIEAAIEKLSKQHDRHIKAYDPKEGKDNERRLVGRLETSSIDKFSWGVANRGVSVRVPRGVATAGKGYFEDRRPSSNCDPYAVCGAIVRTCLLNE; translated from the coding sequence ATGACATTCCGCGTCGCAGGACTTTTCCTTAAGAACGAGCTCACCGCTCCCGCTGCCAAGCAGCTGCGTATGCTCTGCACCTCGCAGACCGCCCGTGCGCAGTTCCTGAACAACTCACCCAACACAGCGCTGGACAAGAGCATACTGCAACGCTACCGTAACCTTGAGACGCCCGCCAATCGTGTTCAGGCCACGTATCTCTGGATTGATGGCACCGGCGAGAATATTCGCCTAAAGGATCGCGTCCTGGACAAGGTGCCCAGCGCCGTTGATGATCTGCCCGACTGGCAGTACGATGGCAGCTCCACCTATCAGGCACAGGGTGAGAACTCGGACACAACACTCAAGCCACGCGCTATCTACCGTGATCCCTTCAAGCCCGGCAAGAACGACATCATCGTCATGTGCGATACGTACAGCGCCGATGGCAAGCCCACGCCCTCCAACAAGCGTGCCGCCTTCCAGGATGCGGTCGACAAAATTGGCGCGCACGAGCCTTGGTTCGGCATTGAGCAGGAGTACACATTACTGGATGTCGATGGCCGTCCATTTGGCTGGCCCGACAACGGCTTCCCAGCCCCGCAAGGACCTTACTACTGCGGCGTGGGCGCCGATCGTGTCTACGCACGTGATCTCGTCGAGGCTCATGCCATTGCCTGCCTGTACGCTGGCATCGACTTTGCCGGCACCAATGCCGAGGTGATGCCCGCCCAGTGGGAATACCAGGTGGGTCCTAGCCACGGCATGAAGGCCAGCGATGATCTCTGGGTGTCGCGCTATATCCTGCAGCGCATTGCTGAGGAGTACGGCATTGTGGTCACCTTCGATCCCAAGCCCATGGAGGGCCAGTGGAACGGCGCTGGTGCCCACACAAACTTCTCCACAAAGTCCATGCGCGAGAATGGCGGCATGAAGGCCATCGAGGCGGCCATTGAGAAGCTGAGCAAGCAGCACGATCGTCACATCAAGGCCTACGATCCCAAGGAGGGCAAGGACAACGAGCGTCGCCTGGTCGGACGCCTGGAGACCTCCAGCATTGACAAGTTCTCCTGGGGCGTGGCCAATCGCGGCGTCAGTGTGCGTGTGCCCCGAGGCGTCGCCACCGCCGGCAAGGGTTACTTCGAGGATCGTCGTCCCAGCTCCAACTGCGATCCCTATGCCGTCTGCGGTGCCATCGTGCGTACGTGCCTGTTGAACGAGTAG
- the LOC108596405 gene encoding ATP-binding cassette sub-family G member 1 isoform X2, which produces MMLAAHLKLGNELKFEQKLEVINQILSMLRLKNAEHTKTEKMSGGERKRLSIALELVNNPPIIFLDEPTTGLDDLSSSQCVALLKMLASGGRTVICSMHTPSAKIFEMIDKVYVLAAGQCIYQGSGCNIVPYMQHIGLDCPLTYNPADFIIEVACHEYGDHHNRMVEAVGNGRVSRWTPAAVSSPGNSETTSGASSYYEIEQFGLELDLSLLTPKSSWWAQYKLLLMRMLLQMWRDKSYIRLKFYMNIILALIVGGIYQGVGRQASKALFNFGFIFTIVIAYLYLPMMPVLLQFPTEIKLLKREYFNQWYRLSSYYAAMISAKLPAMFVLAVIYLSMVYLMSSQPLEWFRFAMLFTIAFLTALTSDSFGLLISSRLSLVNGMFMGPVLAVPLILLSIYGIGYGKDTYISPLMRFLMSLSFLRHGMEGLVAALYDYGRADTICGPEEMFCMFRKSQFLLMFLGFEQLNYLWSVCCLIAFYLFFTFAAYLLIRQRLKINTVNPVVAYVLQLLTKYFNFTSYNY; this is translated from the exons ATGATGCTGGCGGCGCATCTAAAGCTGGGCAATGAGCTGAAGTTTGAGCAAAAGCTTGAAGTG ATCAATCAAATCTTAAGCATGCTGAGATTGAAGAATGCAGAGCATACCAAAACAGAGAAAATGTCTGGCGGCGAGCGCAAGCGTCTGTCCATTGCACTGGAGCTGGTTAATAATCCGCCAATTATATTCTTAGATGAGCCAACAAC CGGCTTGGATGACTTATCCAGCTCACAGTGCGTGGCGCTGCTCAAGATGCTGGCTTCGGGTGGACGCACTGTCATCTGCTCCATGCACACGCCCTCGGCAAAGATTTTCGAAATGATTGACAAGGTTTATGTGTTGGCGGCGGGTCAGTGTATCTATCAGGGCAGCGGCTGCAATATTGTGCCGTATATGCAGCATATAGGACTTGACTGTCCGCTGACCTATAATCCAGCTGATTTTATAATTGAGGTGGCTTGCCATGAGTATGGCGATCATCATAATCGCATGGTGGAGGCTGTGGGGAATGGGCGCGTCTCACGCTGGACACCAGCAGCGGTAAGCTCGCCCGGCAACTCGGAGACCACCTCGGGCGCATCCTCATATTATGAAATAGAGCAATTTGGCTTGGAGCTGGATCTCAGTCTACTAACACCGAAGTCAAGCTGGTGGGCGCAAtacaagctgctgctcatgcgcatgttgctgcaaatgtGGCGAGATAAG TCATACATCAGGCTCAAGTTCTATATGAACATTATACTCGCTCTCATTGTGGGCGGCATTTATCAGGGCGTGGGGCGTCAAGCCTCGAAGGCGCTTTTCAATTTCGGCTTCATCTTTACAATTGTCATAGCCTATTTGTACTTGCCCATGATGCCAGTTCTGCTACAAT ttcCCACTGAAATCAAGCTCTTAAAACGCGAGTACTTTAATCAATGGTACCGCTTGAGCTCCTATTATGCTGCAATGATCTCTGCCAAGTTACCTGCCATGTTTGTGCTGGCCGTCATTTATTTATCCATGGTGTACTTAATGTCCAGTCAACCTCTGGAGTGGTTCCGTTTTGCCATGCTCTTCACCATTGCTTTTCTCACAGCGCTTACATCGGATAGCTTTGGTTTGCTCATCTCCAGCAGACTCAGCTTAGTG AACGGCATGTTCATGGGTCCCGTGCTAGCTGTGCCGCTCATTCTACTCTCCATTTACGGCATTGGTTACGGCAAGGACACTTATATCTCGCCTCTTATGCGCTTTCTCATGTCCTTAAGTTTTCTGCGTCACGGCATGGAGGGTCTTGTGGCTGCTTTATATGATTACGGCAGAGCTGATACTATCTGTGGGCCAGAGGAAATGTTTTGCATGTTCAGAAAGTCTCAGTTTCTATTAATGTTCTTGGGATTTGAGCAACTGAACTATCTTTGGTCTGTCTGCTGTTTGATAGCCTTCTATCTCTTCTTCACCTTTGCGGCTTATCTATTAATACGTCAGCGACTGAAAATTAATACAGTGAATCCAGTTGTAGCCTatgtgctgcagcttttgacaaaatactttaatttcaCTTCGTACAATTACTAA
- the LOC108608504 gene encoding ATP-binding cassette sub-family G member 1, translating to MVTIENKNLLNDNRLGTGEGGNGSSGQLKAQIVPAQPKTLQHLPKRPAVDLAFHNLTYRVKEGNRSNAKTILKGVSGRLRSGQLTAIMGPSGAGKSTLLNILSGYKTTDIEGSVTMNGSERNLSTFRKLSAYIMQDNQLHGNLTVQEAMTVATNLKLSKKFTKLEKNSMIDDILLTLSLIEHRNTMTRNLSGGQKKRLSIALELVSNPPIMFFDEPTSGLDSSTCFQCIHLLKMLAAGGRTVICTIHQPSARLFEMFDQLYTLADGQCVYQGSTKQLVPFLSTLNLECPSYHNPASYVIEVSCGEHGDHIRKLVDAIDNGKRDIRSQADYAGLKARNDLVKVQNLKAILDKNDVSNVSGSKYEDNLTLNNGLLNGMVNDIVKETNGKSSTALVCTNEKGDALIDVEKTDNCTTALLSEEIMSPERYPTSQFHQFWVVLKRTLLFSYRDWTLMYLRLFAHLLVGFLIGALYYDIGNDGAKVLSNLGFLFFNMLFLMYTSMTITILSFPLEMPVLLKENFNRWYSLKSYYLAISVADIPFQAIFCVIYVSIVYYYTSQPWELFRFAMFLSACLLISFVAQSVGLVVGAAMNVQNGVFLAPVMSVPFLLFSGFFVSFDAIPVYLRWITYLSYIRYGFEGTALATYGYGREKLKCFQTYCHFKAPNTTLEELDMVNANFTLDIVALVVIFVVLRVSAYLFLRWKLKTTR from the exons atgGTGACGATCGAAAATAAGAATCTATTGAACGACAATAGACTAGGCACGGGAGAAGGAGGAAATGGCAGCTCAGGACAGCTGAAGGCACAGATTGTGCCCGCCCAGCCCAAGACGCTGCAGCACTTGCCCAAGCGTCCAGCCGTAGATTTGGCATTCCATAATCTGACCTATCGTGTCAAGGAAGGCAATCGCAGCA ATGCCAAAACTATCCTTAAGGGAGTTAGTGGGCGTTTGCGCTCAGGACAGCTCACCGCCATCATGGGACCCTCAGGAGCTGGCAAGAGTACACTGCTTAACATATTGTCTGGTTACAA AACCACAGACATTGAGGGCAGTGTTACCATGAATGGCTCTGAGCGCAACTTGAGCACGTTCCGTAAATTGTCCGCTTATATAATGCAGGATAATCAGTTGCATGGCAATTTGACGGTCCAAGAGGCGATGACAGTGGCAACGAATTTAAAGCTCAGCAAAAAGTTCACTAAACTCGAAAAGAATTCAATG aTTGACGATATTTTGCTGACATTAAGCTTAATCGAACATCGCAATACAATGACACGCAATCTGTCTGGTGGTCAAAAGAAGCGTCTATCAATAGCCTTGGAGCTGGTTAGCAATCCGCCCATTATGTTCTTCGACGAACCCACATCGGGCTTGGACAGCTCAACCTGTTTCCAATGCATACATCTGTTGAAAATGTTGGCCGCAGGCGGACGCACTGTCATCTGTACCATTCATCAACCTTCGGCGCGTCTGTTTGAGATGTTCGATCAGCTTTATACGCTGGCCGATGGCCAGTGCGTCTATCAGGGCAGCACCAAGCAGTTGGTGCCATTCCTTTCTACGCTGAATCTGGAGTGCCCCAGCTATCACAATCCGGCCAGTTATGTAATTGAAGTATCCTGCGGTGAGCATGGAGATCATATACGCAAACTGGTGGATGCCATTGATAATGGCAAGCGGGACATTCGCTCGCAGGCGGACTACGCTGGTCTCAAGGCACGCAACGATTTGGTTAAAGTACAAAACTTGAAGGCCATACTGGATAAGAACGATGTGAGCAATGTGAGTGGCAGCAAGTACGAGGATAATCTGACCTTGAACAATGGCCTGCTCAATGGCATGGTCAATGATATTGTGAAGGAGACGAACGGCAAGAGCTCAACGGCTTTGGTTTGCACCAATGAGAAGGGCGATGCTTTAATTGATGTGGAGAAGACAGACAATTGCACTACGGCCTTGTTATCGGAGGAGATAATGTCGCCTGAACGTTATCCGACCTCGCAGTTCCATCAATTCTGGGTGGTGCTCAAGCGTACATTACTCTTCAGCTATCGCGATTGG ACTCTTATGTACCTGCGTTTGTTTGCTCACTTGCTGGTTGGCTTTCTCATTGGCGCTTTGTATTACGATATTGGTAACGATGGTGCCAAAGTGCTCAGCAACTTGGGTTTTCTATTCTTCAACATGCTGTTCTTGATGTACACGTCCATGACTATAACTATTTTGTCGT TCCCATTGGAAATGCCGGTCTTACTAAAGGAGAACTTTAATCGCTGGTATTCCTTAAAGTCCTACTATTTAGCTATATCCGTTGCTGATATACCATTCCAG GCAATATTCTGCGTGATTTACGTTTCCATAGTATATTACTATACCTCACAACCTTGGGAGCTATTCCGCTTTGCCATGTTCCTGTCCGCCTGTCTCCTGATTTCATTCGTCGCACAGTCTGTGGGCTTGGTCGTCGGTGCTGCTATGAATGTACAGAATGGTGTGTTCTTGGCTCCAGTTATGTCTGTACCATTCCTGCTGTTCTCTGGCTTCTTCGTTTCATTTGATGCAATACCGGTTTATCTACGATGGATCACATACTTATCCTATATTCGATATGGCTTCGAGGGCACAGCATTGGCCACTTATGGTTATGGACGCGAGAAGTTGAAGTGCTTCCAAACCTATTGTCATTTCAAGGCACCCAACACTACCTTGGAGGAACTGGACATGGTCAATGCTAACTTCACGCTTGATATTGTCGCTCTGGTCGTCATCTTTGTGGTGCTGCGGGTTTCAGCTTACCTCTTCTTGCGCTGGAAGCTAAAGACCACGCGataa
- the LOC108594697 gene encoding uncharacterized protein LOC108594697 has translation MGLIRKFYAMLLLFVIFNNQLGIETKETCHYLDLMYTNWTDDRPRFVVNMTFSNVEGVASITTINEEIASPMMSLLISQQDFKEKPRIIYNVTTKLCAMQAIFNSVPIFKTLKDNMLRQSNYTFSCPLKTGVYVMTNMRANPKNPLLNMMYKRKRIFVVQGGMFEAPQHSNVDKQFHTLTTYYVTGRIVRKTCGSNE, from the exons ATGGGGTTAATAAGAAAATTCTATGCTATGCTGCTcttgtttgtaatttttaacaatCAGCTTGGCATCGAAACTAAAGAA ACCTGTCATTATTTGGATTTAATGTATACGAACTGGACGGATGATCGTCCACGCTTTGTAGTGAATATGACATTCTCTAATGTGGAGGGCGTTGCTTCTATTACCACAATAAATGAGGAAATAGCATCGCCTATGATGAGTCTGCTAATAAGTCAGCAGGACTTTAAGGAAAAGCCGCGTATTATTTACAATGTAACCACCAAGCTATGCGCCATGCAGGCGATCTTCAACTCTGTGCCCATATTTAAAACGCTGAAGGATAACATGCTCAGGCAGAGCAACTACACCTTTAGTTGCCCACTGAAGACTGGCGTCTATGTCATGACCAATATGCGCGCCAATCCGAAGAATCCCTTGCTCAACATGATGTACAAGCGGAAGCGCATTTTTGTGGTTCAGGGTGGCATGTTTGAGGCTCCACAGCACTCCAATGTGGATAAACAATTCCACACGCTAACCACATATTATGTTACTGGCAGAATTGTTAGAAAAACTTGCGGCAGCAATGAATGA
- the LOC108594709 gene encoding drosomycin-like, which produces MSSCVPKYKSRSFFFTIHSIQMKFFSLSFLFAVAILLLAVSAKQTQADCISERYRGPCAVWDRETCRRVCIEESRPSGYCTASLRCMCEGC; this is translated from the exons ATGTCTAGTTGTGTT CCGAAGTATAAAAGCCGCAGCTTTTTCTTTACAATACATTCCATTCAAATGAAGTTCTTTAGTCTGAGTTTTTTGTTCGCTGTGGCGATTCTGCTGCTCGCTGTGAGTGCCAAGCAGACGCAGGCTGATTGCATTTCTGAGCGCTACAGAGGTCCTTGTGCTGTTTGGGATAGAGAAACTTGTAGGCGTGTTTGTATAGAGGAGAGCCGCCCAAGTGGATATTGTACTGCAAGTCTGAGATGCATGTGTGAAGGCTGCTAG
- the LOC108594686 gene encoding drosomycin-like, which yields MLSLFMPVASLLFLSQPKYKSRSFFFTIHSIQMKFLSLSFLLAVAILLFAMSAKQTQADCLSQRYRGPCAVWDNETCRRVCKEESRPSGYCTATLRCKCEGC from the exons ATGTTGAGTTTGTTTATGCCGGTGGCGTCTCTGCTGTTCCTCAGTCAG CCGAAGTATAAAAGCCGCAGCTTTTTCTTTACAATACATTCCATTCAAATGAAGTTCCTTAGTCTGAGTTTTTTGCTCGCTGTGGCGATTCTGCTGTTCGCTATGAGTGCCAAGCAGACGCAGGCTGATTGCCTTTCTCAGCGCTACAGAGGTCCTTGTGCTGTTTGGGATAATGAGACTTGTAGGCGTGTTTGTAAAGAGGAGAGCCGCCCAAGTGGATATTGTACTGCAACTCTGAGATGCAAGTGTGAAGGCTGCTAG
- the LOC108603631 gene encoding uncharacterized protein LOC108603631, with the protein MASLPSIRNLAELINPALNGSKLDSFELKPLTKPGDNYGSILLSIEAQLRQPDGKLVKQRFVGKVPPTDPQHWQFVQPERTQLTENEFYKMLVPAVQRLQDEAGIAKEQQFDGFARYYGARQALSRDSNVVDHDAILVLEDLRDSNYVPGQRLKPFDLAHTELALKYMAQYHALPIALKLKKSEVFEAHMLPHYTKFDWHGDAEESKASMTAETLKDIRAATNNDEKLVARVTKILAELFEFLKASPVENNIFNSIVHMDYWIMNLMFKYDAAGQPTRLKILDFQLAQFDSIIHDIIPFLFTSISTQLLEQHYEQLLQLYYDTLISCLAQLGANTADYSYAAFRAELKRVAYLQVAHAIFMTRFILADEVSADLSQVLHNSGSKRIQKKLAEILRLAQKFDILY; encoded by the exons ATGGCAAGTCTACCTTCAATTAGAAATTTGGCAGAATTAATAAATCCTGCATTGAATGGCAGCAAGCTAGACAGCTTTGAGTTGAAGCCTTTAACTAAGCCTGGTGATAATTATGGCAGCATATTGCTTTCCATAGAAGCGCAATTAAGGCAGCCAGATGGCAAACTTGTGAAGCAAAGATTTGTGGGTAAAGTGCCACCCACAGATCCACAACATTGGCAATTTGTACAGCCCGAGAGGACGCAACTGACGGAGAATGAGTTTTACAAAATGTTGGTGCCGGCAGTGCAGCGACTGCAAGACGAGGCGGGCATAGCTAAGGAACAGCAATTCGATGGATTTGCTAGATATTATGGCGCGCGACAAGCGCTGAGCAGAGATTCGAATGTAGTAGATCATGATGCTATTTTGGTGCTGGAAGATTTGCGTGACAGCAACTATGTGCCGGGTCAGCGCTTGAAGCCATTCGATCTGGCGCATACGGAGCTAGCGCTTAAGTATATGGCACAATATCATGCGTTGCCCATAGCGCTGAAGCTGAAGAAAAGTGAAGTTTTTGAAGCTCACATGCTGCCACACTATACCAAGTTCGATTGGCATGGCGATGCAGAGGAGTCCAAGGCCAGCATGACTGCGGAGACGCTTAAGGACAttcgagcagcaacaaacaatgaTGAAAAGCTGGTCGCGCGcgtaacaaaaatattagcaGAGCTCTTTGAATTTCTCAAAGCGTCGCCAGTGGAAAACAATATATTCAACAGCATTGTGCACATGGACTACTGGATAATGAATCTTATGTTTAAATATG ATGCAGCGGGTCAACCCACACGACTAAAGATATTGGACTTTCAATTGGCGCAGTTCGATTCAATTATACATGACATTATTCCATTTCTGTTTACCAGCATTTCGACGCAGTTGCTCGAGCAGCATTACGAGCAATTACTACAGTTGTACTACGATACTCTTATCAGCTGTCTAGCCCAGTTGGGTGCCAACACCGCTGACTATAGTTACGCCGC ATTCCGCGCCGAACTGAAGCGCGTTGCCTATTTGCAAGTGGCCCATGCCATATTCATGACTCGTTTCATATTGGCCGATGAGGTCTCTGCTGATTTATCTCAGGTGCTGCATAACTCTGGATCGAAGCGTATTCAAAAAAAGCTGGCAGAAATTTTGCGGCTGGCGCAAaagtttgatattttatattag
- the LOC108596405 gene encoding ATP-binding cassette sub-family G member 4 isoform X1, translating into MPTNASSVRGTTDSQCGSSINYSSDINAISVELTDLDDARSVKGLKYLPTWPAVNLEFTGLTYEVPDCSNAHTMKKILRDVHGEFRSHELTAIIGPSGAGKTTLLNMLAGFGAKAAAGEILVNNSPRDIRIFRKMSRYIMQSDVLDQKFTVLELMMLAAHLKLGNELKFEQKLEVINQILSMLRLKNAEHTKTEKMSGGERKRLSIALELVNNPPIIFLDEPTTGLDDLSSSQCVALLKMLASGGRTVICSMHTPSAKIFEMIDKVYVLAAGQCIYQGSGCNIVPYMQHIGLDCPLTYNPADFIIEVACHEYGDHHNRMVEAVGNGRVSRWTPAAVSSPGNSETTSGASSYYEIEQFGLELDLSLLTPKSSWWAQYKLLLMRMLLQMWRDKSYIRLKFYMNIILALIVGGIYQGVGRQASKALFNFGFIFTIVIAYLYLPMMPVLLQFPTEIKLLKREYFNQWYRLSSYYAAMISAKLPAMFVLAVIYLSMVYLMSSQPLEWFRFAMLFTIAFLTALTSDSFGLLISSRLSLVNGMFMGPVLAVPLILLSIYGIGYGKDTYISPLMRFLMSLSFLRHGMEGLVAALYDYGRADTICGPEEMFCMFRKSQFLLMFLGFEQLNYLWSVCCLIAFYLFFTFAAYLLIRQRLKINTVNPVVAYVLQLLTKYFNFTSYNY; encoded by the exons ATGCCAACCAATGCGAGTAGTGTTAGGGGCACCACAGACTCCCAATGTGGCAGCTCAATCAACTATAGCAGCGATATTAATGCTATAAGCGTGGAGCTCACCGATCTGGATGATGCTCGCTCCGTCAaaggcttaaaatatttacccACCTGGCCGGCAGTTAATTTAGAGTTTACTGGTCTCACCTATGAAGTGCCTGACTGCTCAAATG CGCATACTATGAAGAAAATATTGCGTGATGTGCACGGGGAATTTCGATCTCATGAGCTAACGGCTATTATAGGACCCTCGGGAGCTGGCAAGACTACGCTGCTTAATATGTTAGCAGGCTTTGG CGCCAAAGCTGCCGCTGGGGAAATTCTGGTTAACAACAGTCCACGTGATATACGCATTTTTCGCAAAATGTCTAGATATATAATGCAG TCAGATGTGCTGGATCAAAAGTTTACAGTGCTGGAGTTAATGATGCTGGCGGCGCATCTAAAGCTGGGCAATGAGCTGAAGTTTGAGCAAAAGCTTGAAGTG ATCAATCAAATCTTAAGCATGCTGAGATTGAAGAATGCAGAGCATACCAAAACAGAGAAAATGTCTGGCGGCGAGCGCAAGCGTCTGTCCATTGCACTGGAGCTGGTTAATAATCCGCCAATTATATTCTTAGATGAGCCAACAAC CGGCTTGGATGACTTATCCAGCTCACAGTGCGTGGCGCTGCTCAAGATGCTGGCTTCGGGTGGACGCACTGTCATCTGCTCCATGCACACGCCCTCGGCAAAGATTTTCGAAATGATTGACAAGGTTTATGTGTTGGCGGCGGGTCAGTGTATCTATCAGGGCAGCGGCTGCAATATTGTGCCGTATATGCAGCATATAGGACTTGACTGTCCGCTGACCTATAATCCAGCTGATTTTATAATTGAGGTGGCTTGCCATGAGTATGGCGATCATCATAATCGCATGGTGGAGGCTGTGGGGAATGGGCGCGTCTCACGCTGGACACCAGCAGCGGTAAGCTCGCCCGGCAACTCGGAGACCACCTCGGGCGCATCCTCATATTATGAAATAGAGCAATTTGGCTTGGAGCTGGATCTCAGTCTACTAACACCGAAGTCAAGCTGGTGGGCGCAAtacaagctgctgctcatgcgcatgttgctgcaaatgtGGCGAGATAAG TCATACATCAGGCTCAAGTTCTATATGAACATTATACTCGCTCTCATTGTGGGCGGCATTTATCAGGGCGTGGGGCGTCAAGCCTCGAAGGCGCTTTTCAATTTCGGCTTCATCTTTACAATTGTCATAGCCTATTTGTACTTGCCCATGATGCCAGTTCTGCTACAAT ttcCCACTGAAATCAAGCTCTTAAAACGCGAGTACTTTAATCAATGGTACCGCTTGAGCTCCTATTATGCTGCAATGATCTCTGCCAAGTTACCTGCCATGTTTGTGCTGGCCGTCATTTATTTATCCATGGTGTACTTAATGTCCAGTCAACCTCTGGAGTGGTTCCGTTTTGCCATGCTCTTCACCATTGCTTTTCTCACAGCGCTTACATCGGATAGCTTTGGTTTGCTCATCTCCAGCAGACTCAGCTTAGTG AACGGCATGTTCATGGGTCCCGTGCTAGCTGTGCCGCTCATTCTACTCTCCATTTACGGCATTGGTTACGGCAAGGACACTTATATCTCGCCTCTTATGCGCTTTCTCATGTCCTTAAGTTTTCTGCGTCACGGCATGGAGGGTCTTGTGGCTGCTTTATATGATTACGGCAGAGCTGATACTATCTGTGGGCCAGAGGAAATGTTTTGCATGTTCAGAAAGTCTCAGTTTCTATTAATGTTCTTGGGATTTGAGCAACTGAACTATCTTTGGTCTGTCTGCTGTTTGATAGCCTTCTATCTCTTCTTCACCTTTGCGGCTTATCTATTAATACGTCAGCGACTGAAAATTAATACAGTGAATCCAGTTGTAGCCTatgtgctgcagcttttgacaaaatactttaatttcaCTTCGTACAATTACTAA